In the genome of Streptomyces sp. SLBN-118, the window GGTGGGCAGCCGGACCTGGGGCGGCGTGGTGGGCATGACGGGCCGCCACCGCCTCGGCGACGGCACGGTGATCACGGTCCCGATGAACGCGGCCTGGTTTGACGCATACGGCTGGGGAATCGAAAACCACGGCGTGGACCCGGACCTGGACGTACTGCGCACCCCCCTGGACTGGGCGGAGGGCCGCCACGTGCAACTGGACGACGCGATCCAACTGGCCCTGGATCTGCTGAAAACGCACCCGATGGCGATGCCCCCGGACTACTCCGGCGCCCCGGACCTGCGCAGGCCGAAGCTGCCGCCGCGGGGGGCCTGAGGGGCGCGGGCTTTCGCGAGGGCGCGGGCTTTCGCGAGGGCGCGGGCTTTCGTGGAGCCGCGGGCTTGAGTGGCCTGAAGGGGCTTGAAGGACGCCTGGCTCATTTACGCAGACGCCGGTCCATCGCCATCGACAGCTCCGCCTCGACGACGCTCTTCGCCAGCGGGCGCAGCCTGTCCACCTCGCCCTGCGGGGTGTGGGCGCTCAGCACGTCGACGAACAGGTCCGCCAGCGCCTCCGCGTGGACGCGGACCCGGCGGGCGGCGTCCAGGACCGCCGACAGCGGAACTCCCTCGCGTACGAGCGCGGCAGAGACGTCCAGCAGACGGCGGCTGATGTGAACGATCTCGTCGCCGTCGGTCGCCAGGTACCCGAGGTCCAGCGCGGCGGCGAGATTCTCGGGAGTGACCTCGCCCTCGAAGTAGTCGGCCAGGTCCTCCGGGCTGAGCCGGACCGGGGTCTCCTCGGTGGGCTCGCCCAGGCCGAGCACCTCGCCGACGTCCCGGCCGCTCTCGAACGCGGTGGCCAGATCGGCGATGCCGTTCAGCGTGTGGCCCCGCTCCAGCAGCGCCGCGATCGTACGGAGCCTGGCCAGGTGGTGCTCGTCGTACCAGGCGATGCGGCCCTCGCGGCGTGGCGGCTGTATCAGCCCACGCTCGCGGTAGAAGCGCAAGGTGCGCACCGTGATGCCGGCCTCCTTGGCCAGCTCCTCCATGCGGTACTCGCGTACGTCTGCCACAGGGGAAGCCTATGTTGTACCGCCGGTAACTTGTCGCGCCCTACCCCTACCGCGAGATATGCCGCTGCCTTACCCTCCCAACTGTGCCAGTAATTGCTGGCAGGGTTGTGACCTTCACCGGGGAGGCGGCGGCATGGGCCGGCACGAGCACGTACGGGTCGCGGTGATCGGATCCGGATTCGGTGGCCTGGGGGCCGCGGTCCGGCTGCGCCGCGAAGGGATCACCGACTTCGTCGTACTGGAACGCGCCGGCTCGGTCGGCGGGACATGGCGGGACAACAGCTATCCCGGGTGCGCCTGCGACGTGCCCTCGCACCTCTACTCCTTCTCCTTCGCGCCCAACCCCGACTGGCCGCGCACCTTCTCGGGGCAGGAGCACATCCGCGCCTACCTGGAGCATGTCGCCGACACCTTCCGGCTGCGCTCCCACATGCGCCTCGACCACGAAGTGCTGATGATGCGCTGGGACGGCGACCGGCTGCGCTGGGAGATCCAGACCTCCAAAGGGACGCTGACCGCCGACGTGGTCGTCTCCGCGACCGGGCCGCTCTCCGACCCGAAGGTCCCTGGCATTGCGGGTCTGGCCGACTTCCCCGGCAAGGTCTTCCACTCCTCCCGC includes:
- a CDS encoding MerR family transcriptional regulator, with the protein product MEELAKEAGITVRTLRFYRERGLIQPPRREGRIAWYDEHHLARLRTIAALLERGHTLNGIADLATAFESGRDVGEVLGLGEPTEETPVRLSPEDLADYFEGEVTPENLAAALDLGYLATDGDEIVHISRRLLDVSAALVREGVPLSAVLDAARRVRVHAEALADLFVDVLSAHTPQGEVDRLRPLAKSVVEAELSMAMDRRLRK